From a single Labrenzia sp. PHM005 genomic region:
- a CDS encoding metal ABC transporter ATP-binding protein: MTTVLEIRNLALGYPDLTLFKHLSLDIEAGTTLAVLGANGSGKSTFVKMLLGLMEPLAGRVTWPAGRPHEVGYLAQLTEFDRRFPIRVRDLAAMGAWKGFGLWSGLGRKGKDRVAAALDEAGILDLADRSLHTLSGGQLQRALFARVILQDAPLILLDEPFAAVDQSTEAHLLSIIKRWREEGRAVVLVVHDLSSVLDHCSHALLLGGGMATHGPVEDVLTSDRLVEQGYLSQSQASWMFRGPAQQQERAHV, from the coding sequence ATGACGACCGTTCTCGAAATCCGCAATCTTGCCTTGGGCTACCCGGATCTTACCCTGTTCAAGCATCTGTCGTTGGACATTGAGGCTGGGACCACTCTTGCAGTGCTTGGCGCGAATGGCTCCGGCAAAAGCACTTTCGTCAAGATGCTGCTTGGGCTCATGGAGCCGCTAGCCGGGCGTGTTACATGGCCAGCGGGTCGCCCGCATGAAGTTGGTTATCTGGCACAACTTACCGAGTTTGATCGCCGGTTTCCCATCCGTGTTCGGGATCTGGCGGCCATGGGGGCCTGGAAGGGCTTTGGCCTTTGGTCCGGACTTGGCCGAAAGGGGAAAGACCGGGTGGCGGCAGCGCTCGATGAAGCCGGGATCCTGGATCTCGCCGACCGTTCGCTCCACACGTTGTCGGGCGGCCAATTGCAACGCGCTCTGTTTGCCCGTGTGATTTTGCAAGATGCGCCATTGATCCTTTTGGACGAGCCGTTTGCTGCGGTGGATCAAAGCACCGAGGCGCATCTTCTTTCCATCATCAAGCGCTGGCGCGAAGAGGGCCGTGCGGTGGTCCTCGTTGTTCATGACCTCTCGTCTGTTCTGGACCATTGCAGCCACGCGCTGCTTTTAGGGGGCGGAATGGCAACCCATGGCCCGGTGGAGGATGTTTTGACCTCCGACCGGCTTGTGGAGCAAGGCTATCTGTCGCAAAGCCAGGCTTC